The Rhodococcus antarcticus DNA segment CTGCTGGGCCTGCTGGGGTGCTCGTTCCTGGGCGTCTACTCCGACGTCCTGTTCTGGGTGCGGGCGACGCAGAACATGGTCGCGCTGATGGTGGTGCCGCTGCTGCTGGCGCTGGGGGCGCCGCTGACGCTCGCGCTCGCCGCGGTCCCCGGGCCCTTGGCCGTGCGGCTGCGGGCCTGGGGCCGGGGGCGCGTGCTGCGGTTCCTGACGTTCCCGCTGGTCATGACCCTCGTGCTGGTGGGGCCGTTGATCGTGCTGTACCTGTCGCCGCTGTACGAGCAGTCGCTGCGGCACGCGGCGGTGGGGTTCGGGGCGCGGCTGGTGCTCGTCGGCGGAGGGTTCCTGTACTTCTGGACGCGGGTGCAGCTGGACCCGACCCCGCGCGGCGGCTCGCACGTGGTGTCGTTCGCGATCAGCCTCACCGAGGCCGTGGCCGACGGCGCGCTGGGCGTGACGCTGTGGCTGGGTCCTGCGGTCGCGCCGGCCTACTACCTGGCGCTGGCCCGACCGTGGGGGCCGAGTGCGTACATCGACCAGGCCGTCGGGGCCGGGGTGCTGTGGCTCGGCGGGGACGTCGCGGGGCTGCCGTTCCTGTTCGTGCTGTTCCTGCGGTGGATGCGCGACGACGAGCGCCAGGCCCGGGTGGTCGACGACGAGCTGGACCGCGAGGAGCTGGTGGCGGTGCTCCGCGCGCCGGTCGACGGCTCCGAGCCGGCCTCGACGCCGGGGCTGTGGTGGGAGACCGACGAGAACCTCGCGGAGCGCTTCCGGAAGCGGTGAGCCCGGCCGGGTCGTCACCGCCGTACCGGCAGGGCCAGCTCCCCGGCGGCCGTCGCGGACCGCCGCGCTCGTCAGTCCAGGGCGCGGCGGCGGAAGCCCCGTACTCCGGTGACGGTGAGCAGCACGCCGAAGGCGAGCAGGGCCAGCAGGCACACCCAGGCCGGGATGTGGGCGACGCCGGGCACCATCGTCCCGCGCACGCCCTCGCTGACGTAGGTGAGCGGGTTCATCGCGCACACCACCTGGAACCACCGCAGCTCGGTCAGCCCGCGCCAGGGGAACTGGGTGGAACCGGTGAACAGCAGCGGCGTCAGGACCAGCGCGAAGACGATGTTGATCTTCGACGCCGTGACGCTGGTGCCCAGGGTGAGCCCGCCCGCAGCACCCACCAGCGAGCCCAGCACGAGGAACAGCGCGACGGCGGGCACCCCCGCCCAGGTGATGGACACCGAGCCGAGCACCAGCAGGCCCAGCGGGAACATGATCACCGCCGCGATGAGCGCCCGCACCGTGGAGAACACCATCTTCTCGAGGGCCACCAGGGTGGTGGGCAGCGGGGCGAGCAGCCGGTCCTCGATCTCCTTGGTGAAGGAGAAGTCGATGACCAGCGGCAGCGCCGTGGTCTGCAGCGCCGTGAGGAACGCGGTGAACGCGATGATGCCGGGCAGCAGGACCTGGGCGTAGCCGCCCTGGGTGTAGCCGAGCTGGCCGAGCACCTTGCCGAAGACGAACAGCAGGAACAGCGGCTGCAGCACCACCTGGGCTAGGAAGCTGGGCAGCTCGCGACCGGTGACGAACACGTCGCGCCAGAGCAGCGCGAGGAAGGCACGACGGACGGGCGGGCGCGTGGCGGTGGTGGCGGTGGTCATCGGAGGTCCCGTCCGGTGAGGTGGATGAACACGTCCTGCAGGCTCGGCTCGCCCAGGTCCACGGCCCCGAGCCGCCCCCCGCGCGCGGCGAGCAGGGTGCTCACCGGGGCCACGGCCGCCGCGGGCTCCCCGTCCAGGGCCAGGCGCACCCGCACCTGCCCCGGTCCGGGGGCGTCCTGGTCCCCGGAGGCGCCCACGGGCTCCGCGCGCTGCACCCCCTCGAGCCCGGCCAGGGCGGCCACAACCCCCGCGCCGGTGTCGCGCTCGGTGTAGCTGGCGGTGAGGTCGAGGGTGCCGCGGCCCTGCAGGGTGCGGGTGAGCTCGGCGGGGGTGCCCAGCGCCAGCAGCTTCCCGTGGTCCACGATGCCCACCCGGTCGGAGAGCTGGGCGGCCTCCTCCATGTCGTGCGTGGTGAGCACCACCGTCACCCCGCTCTCGCGCAGCGAGCGGACCTGGTCCCAGACGAACAGCCGGGCCTGCGGGTCGAGCCCGGTGCTGGGCTCGTCGAGGAAGAGGACCTGGGGGGAGTGCATCAGCGCCCGGGCGATGAGCAGCCGCTGGGCGAGCCCACCGGAGTAGCTGTCCACCTTGTCCCCACCGCGGTCCCCGAGGCCCAGCTGCTCGAGCAGGGCGTCGGCCCGTGCAGCCCGCTCCTCCCGCGGCACCCCGTGGTACGCGGCGTGGAAGACGAGGTTCTGCCGGGCGGTCAGCGACCGGTCGAGGTTCGAGCGCTGCGGGACGACGCCGAGGCGCATGCGGGCCCCGGCCGGGTCGGCCGCCACGTCGACGCCCCCGGTGCGGGCGACCCCGGAGGTGGGCACCACACGGGTGGTGAGCACCCCGATGGTGGTGGTCTTGCCCGCGCCGTTGGGGCCGAGCAGGCCGAAGACCTCCCCCGGCGCCACGGCGAACGAGAGCCCGTCCACGGCGTTGACGGGCCGCTTGGGGTAGCGCTTGACCAGGTCCCGGACCTCGACGGCGGCGGTGCTCACGGTGGCTCTCCTCTTGTCGGTGCGACCGTAGCGCCGGGGTCCGACCGTCGTCGGCCAGACTGCACCGGTGACCACCCTGCGCCGCGCCCGCGTCGACGACGTCGCCGTGCTCGTCGCCCTGGTCGAGTCCGCCTACCGCGGTGACAGCAGCCGCGCCGGCTGGACCACCGAGGCGGACCTGCTGCACGGCCAGCGCACCGACGCCGACGAGGTGGGCCGGGTGGTCGCCGACCCCCGCGGACGGGTGCTCGTGCTGGAGGACGTCGACGGTGGTCTGCTCGCGTGCTGCCACCTGGAGCCGCGGGCGGGCGGCACCGCGTACTTCGGCATGTTCGCGGTGCGACCCGGGCGGCAGGGCGGCGGCGTCGGCTCCACGGTGCTGGCGGAGGCCGAGCGGGTGGCCGCCGAGGAGCTGGGGGCCACCACGCTGGAGATGACCGTCATCCGCCAGCGCACGGAGCTGGTGGCCTACTACGAGCGGCGCGGCTGGACGTGGACCGGGGACACCCGCCCGTTCCCCGCCGACGACGTCCGCTTCGGGGTGCCGCAGCGCGCGGACCTGGAGTTCGCGGTGCTGTCCAAGCCCCTGGTCTGACGCCTGACCTCGGGACGCCACCGGGGTGGGCGGTCGGACCGGCGCGGCGCCGGCCCGCTGACGGTGGCCCACCCGGGGGCGGTGCCTGCCGCTGCGGCCCGGTCAGGCGGTCTCGACGGGCAGCAGGCTGCGGAAGGCGCTGCCGTGGAACACGAGCGGGGCCACGTCGGGCGTGGTCTGCAGGCCGTGCACGCGCAGCAGCACCACGGCGTGGTCACCGGCGGGCACCTCCTGCTGCACCGAGCACTCCAGCCAGGCCGAGGCGCCGTCGAGGAGCACGGCCCCCTCGGCGGTGGTGTGCAGGGTGAGCCCCGCGAACCGGTCGCCGGTCTTGGAGGCCAGGCTGCGGGCGGCCGCCTCGTGGGACTCCCCCAGCACGCTGACCCCGATGCGCGGCCGGCCGGTGAGCCGGGGCCACGTGGCCGAGGTGTTCTGCACGCAGAACGCCACCAGCGGCGGGTCGAGGGAGACGGGGACGAACGTGCTGGCCGTGAGCCCCACCGGGCTGCCGTCGACCTCCGCGCACAGCGACACCACGCCCGTGGGGAACTGCGCGAAGGCGCTGCGCAGGGTCAACGGGTCCAGGGGCTCGGCCTCGGTGCTCACCGGCTCATCCTCCCCCACGGGCGGGGTCCGGCCCGCTCAGCGGCGACCGAACAGCCGTGCCTCGAAGCCCGGGACTCGACGGACGGGGACTCGACGGACGGGGACTCGGTGACCTCCGCCGTCGCGACCGGCACGGCCGTGAGGCTCTGCTCCGCACGCACGCGCCCCAGCGGTGCACCGATCGTGCGATCGCGCGACGATGGATGGATGACCGCACCCCACGTCTCCGCCGGCGGCACCGCCGCGCTCGGCACCACGGAGGTCCACCGCATGGGCTACGGCGCCATGCAGCTCGCCGGCCCGCACGTCTTCGGCCCGCCTGCGGACCGCGACGCCGCGGTGGCCGTGCTCCGACGGGCCGTGGAGCTCGGCGTGGACCACGTCGACACCAGCGACTTCTACGGCCCGCACGTCACCAACGAGGTGCTCCGTGAGGCCCTGCACCCCTTCGACGGGCTCACCCTGGTCACCAAGGTCGGGGCGCGGCGCGACGCCGACGGCGGCTGGCCGTCCGCCATGACCCGCGAGGAGCTCGTCACCGGCGTGCACGACAACCTGCACCACCTCGGCGTGGAGCAGCTCGGCGCGGTGAACCTGCGTCTGCCCGACAGCTGGACCGGCTCGCTGGAGGAGCCGTTCACGGTGCTGCGCGAGCTCCAGGAGCAGGGTCTCGTCGCCCAGCTCGGCGTGAGCAACGTCTCGGCCGCGCAGCTCGACGAGGCGCTGGCGCTGGGCCCGGTGGCGTGCGTGCAGAACTCGTACAACCTGGTGCTGCGCGAGCACGACGCCCTGGTCGACCACTGCGCCGAGCTCGGGGTCGCGTTCGTGCCGTTCTTCCCGCTGGGCGGTTTCAGCCCCCTGCAGCACGACGGGCTCACCGCCGTGGCCACCCGGCTGGACGCCACCCCGATGCAGGTGGCGCTGGCCTGGCTGCTGCAGCGGTCCCCGGCGATCCTGCTCATCCCGGGCACGTCGTCGGTGGCGCACCTGGAGGAGAACATCGCCGCGACGAGCCTCGTGCTGGGCCCGCAGGACGTGACCGAGCTCGACGACGTGACCGAGCTCGACGCCCTGGCCTGAGCAGCAGCGTGCCGGCGGCCGCGTGCGCGGCCGGCGGAGCCGAACACCATCACGGCGTGCTCGTCAGCCACGCCAACGACCGGTCCTTCGCGCCGCACACACTTCCCGGGAGCGGCTACCGTCGAGGTGTGACGACCTCCGAGACCCCGGCCGACATCCACTTCTACTTCGACCCGGTGTGCCCGTTCGCCTGGATGACGAGCAAGTGGGTGCGCCAGGTGCAGGCCCAGCGGGACTACACCGTGGACTGGCGGTTCATCTCGCTGCGGCTGCTCAACGCCCACCTCGACTACGACGCGCACTTCCCCGTCGGCTACGAGGACGGGCACACCGCGGGGCTGCGGCTGCTGCGGGTTGCCTCCGCGGTCCGCGAGCAGCACGGGCGCGAGGCCGTGGGCCGGTTCTACCAGGCGGTCAGCGGGAAGATCTTCGACCTGCCGCCGGAGCAGACCGAGGACGGCGCCGGTCGGGGCCGGCCGGAGTTCGTCCGGCCCGTCCTCGAGGCGCTGGGCCTGCCCGCCACGCTCGCGGACGCTCTCGAGGACACCGGTCGCGACGTGGAGATCCAGGCCGAGACCGACGAGGCGCTGAGCCTGACCGGCAAGGACGTGGGCACCCCCATCCTGCACTTCCAGCCGCCGACGGGTGTCGCGTTCTTCGGCCCCGTGATCAGCCGGCTGCCCAGCGACGCCGAGGCCGCGCAGCTGTGGGACCACGTCGTGGGGCTGGCGTCGTTCCCCGGGTTCGCCGAGCTCAAGCGCAGCCTGCGCGAGCTGCCGCAGCTGCGGGCGCTCGGGGTCTCCGAGGAGGAGGCGGGGACCACCGAGGACTGGCACGGGGGCAGCCGCCGGCAGGCCGCCGACCGCGGGTGACCCGGTCCGCTTGACCGGTGCTGTGACTGGGACCACCCTGCAGCCATGGACGTGCAGGTCACCGGAGGTCGTGTCCGCGGTACCGAGGACGGCGGGGTCGCCCGCTACCTGGGCCTGCCCTACGCGGCGGCGCCGTTCGGCGAGCAGCGGATGGCGCCGCCGGCACCGGTGACGCCGTGGGAGGGCGTGCGGGACGCGTCGGCCTTCGGCGCCACCGTGCCCAAGGGTGACTACCCGCCGCAGTACCAGCGGCTGCTCACCGAGCAGGTGATCGCGGGGCCCG contains these protein-coding regions:
- a CDS encoding cytochrome c oxidase assembly protein, yielding MLLAASYTGPPELTPARVFTEWTVDVPTVLLVLLLGGAYALGVRRVRESGGTWPVNRVVAFTAGVVLLGLLGCSFLGVYSDVLFWVRATQNMVALMVVPLLLALGAPLTLALAAVPGPLAVRLRAWGRGRVLRFLTFPLVMTLVLVGPLIVLYLSPLYEQSLRHAAVGFGARLVLVGGGFLYFWTRVQLDPTPRGGSHVVSFAISLTEAVADGALGVTLWLGPAVAPAYYLALARPWGPSAYIDQAVGAGVLWLGGDVAGLPFLFVLFLRWMRDDERQARVVDDELDREELVAVLRAPVDGSEPASTPGLWWETDENLAERFRKR
- a CDS encoding ABC transporter permease, translated to MTTATTATRPPVRRAFLALLWRDVFVTGRELPSFLAQVVLQPLFLLFVFGKVLGQLGYTQGGYAQVLLPGIIAFTAFLTALQTTALPLVIDFSFTKEIEDRLLAPLPTTLVALEKMVFSTVRALIAAVIMFPLGLLVLGSVSITWAGVPAVALFLVLGSLVGAAGGLTLGTSVTASKINIVFALVLTPLLFTGSTQFPWRGLTELRWFQVVCAMNPLTYVSEGVRGTMVPGVAHIPAWVCLLALLAFGVLLTVTGVRGFRRRALD
- a CDS encoding ABC transporter ATP-binding protein, which gives rise to MSTAAVEVRDLVKRYPKRPVNAVDGLSFAVAPGEVFGLLGPNGAGKTTTIGVLTTRVVPTSGVARTGGVDVAADPAGARMRLGVVPQRSNLDRSLTARQNLVFHAAYHGVPREERAARADALLEQLGLGDRGGDKVDSYSGGLAQRLLIARALMHSPQVLFLDEPSTGLDPQARLFVWDQVRSLRESGVTVVLTTHDMEEAAQLSDRVGIVDHGKLLALGTPAELTRTLQGRGTLDLTASYTERDTGAGVVAALAGLEGVQRAEPVGASGDQDAPGPGQVRVRLALDGEPAAAVAPVSTLLAARGGRLGAVDLGEPSLQDVFIHLTGRDLR
- a CDS encoding GNAT family N-acetyltransferase, producing MTTLRRARVDDVAVLVALVESAYRGDSSRAGWTTEADLLHGQRTDADEVGRVVADPRGRVLVLEDVDGGLLACCHLEPRAGGTAYFGMFAVRPGRQGGGVGSTVLAEAERVAAEELGATTLEMTVIRQRTELVAYYERRGWTWTGDTRPFPADDVRFGVPQRADLEFAVLSKPLV
- a CDS encoding flavin reductase family protein — its product is MSTEAEPLDPLTLRSAFAQFPTGVVSLCAEVDGSPVGLTASTFVPVSLDPPLVAFCVQNTSATWPRLTGRPRIGVSVLGESHEAAARSLASKTGDRFAGLTLHTTAEGAVLLDGASAWLECSVQQEVPAGDHAVVLLRVHGLQTTPDVAPLVFHGSAFRSLLPVETA
- a CDS encoding oxidoreductase, whose translation is MTAPHVSAGGTAALGTTEVHRMGYGAMQLAGPHVFGPPADRDAAVAVLRRAVELGVDHVDTSDFYGPHVTNEVLREALHPFDGLTLVTKVGARRDADGGWPSAMTREELVTGVHDNLHHLGVEQLGAVNLRLPDSWTGSLEEPFTVLRELQEQGLVAQLGVSNVSAAQLDEALALGPVACVQNSYNLVLREHDALVDHCAELGVAFVPFFPLGGFSPLQHDGLTAVATRLDATPMQVALAWLLQRSPAILLIPGTSSVAHLEENIAATSLVLGPQDVTELDDVTELDALA
- a CDS encoding mycothiol-dependent nitroreductase Rv2466c family protein → MTSKWVRQVQAQRDYTVDWRFISLRLLNAHLDYDAHFPVGYEDGHTAGLRLLRVASAVREQHGREAVGRFYQAVSGKIFDLPPEQTEDGAGRGRPEFVRPVLEALGLPATLADALEDTGRDVEIQAETDEALSLTGKDVGTPILHFQPPTGVAFFGPVISRLPSDAEAAQLWDHVVGLASFPGFAELKRSLRELPQLRALGVSEEEAGTTEDWHGGSRRQAADRG